Proteins from a single region of Halodesulfovibrio sp. MK-HDV:
- a CDS encoding helix-turn-helix domain-containing protein produces the protein MEDRWLSVDEIGIYLGVKRDTIYKWISEKGMPAHKIGRLWKFKKDEVDEWVRKGGAI, from the coding sequence CTGTTGACGAAATTGGAATTTATCTCGGCGTAAAGCGAGATACGATTTATAAATGGATAAGTGAGAAAGGCATGCCAGCCCACAAAATTGGAAGACTTTGGAAATTTAAAAAAGACGAAGTAGATGAGTGGGTTCGAAAAGGTGGAGCAATTTAA